A segment of the Serratia fonticola genome:
TTACAGGCCCTTCGCCAGCGCAGCGATCGTGCACTGCTGAACTATATCGCCCCCTTGCCGTTCAGTGATGGCAGAATGGTCGAGGCCATGCGCCACGGTGCGCTATTAGGCGGCAAACGACTACGGCCCTTTCTGGTTTATACCACCGGCCAGATGTTTGGGCTGAGCCTGAATAATCTGGATGCGCCTGCCGCGGCGGTGGAATGCATTCATGCCTACTCACTGATCCACGATGATCTACCGGCCATGGACGATGACGACCTGCGCCGGGGCCAACCCACCTGCCATATCAAATTTGGTGAAGCCAACGCGATCCTCGCAGGGGATGCCCTGCAAACGCTGGCTTTCTCAATCCTTGCCGATGCAGAGATGCCCGATGTTGCGCTGCGCGATCGCCTCGCGATGATTTCAGAGCTGGCGACGGCGAGCGGCGTTGCCGGTATGTGTGGTGGCCAGTCATTGGATCTGGAAGCCGAAGGTAAACACGTCGATCTGCAAGCGCTGGAACAGATCCATCGCCACAAAACCGGCGCTCTCATTCGTGCCGCTGTTCGTCTAGGGGCGCTGGCTGCGGGTGAACCTGGTAGGGCTGCCTTGCCCTTGCTTGATCGTTATGCCGCCGCCATTGGCCTGGCTTTTCAAGTGCAGGATGACATTCTCGACGTCGTGGGTGAAACCGAAAAAATCGGCAAACGCCAAGGTTCAGACCAACAGCTTGGAAAGAGCACCTACCCAGCCCTGCTAGGGCTTGACAGCGCGAAGTTAAAAGCGTGGGATCTTTACCAGGAAGCCTTGGCCGCCTTAGCCTCTTTGGCAACACAATCCTATAACACAGCGCCATTGCGTGCGTTAGCCAGCTTCATTATTGAACGCGACAACTGACGTTTAAAGCCAACACCTCTGATATGAGTATTGCATGAGCCTTGATATAGCCAAATACCCGACCTTGGCACTAGCGGAAACCCCGGAAGAACTCCGCTCATTGCCAAAAGAAAGCCTGCCGAAGTTGTGTGACGAACTGCGGCAATATCTGCTGGACAGCGTCAGCCGCTCCAGTGGTCACTTTGCCTCTGGGCTGGGTACCGTCGAATTGACAGTGGCACTGCATTACGTCTACAACACCCCATTCGACCATCTGGTCTGGGACGTAGGTCATCAGGCTTATCCGCATAAAATTCTGACAGGCCGCCGTGACCGTATCGCCACCATTCGGCAGAAAAACGGTTTGCACCCCTTCCCATGGCGTGACGAAAGCGAATATGACGTGTTATCTGTCGGCCACTCCTCCACTTCAATCAGCGCCGGTCTTGGTATGGCCGTCGCCGCCGCGCGTGAAGGTAAGGATCGCCGTACTGTCTGCGTGATTGGCGATGGGGCCATCACCGCTGGCATGGCGTTTGAAGCCATGAATCATGCGGGGGATATCACTCCCGATATGCTGGTGGTACTGAATGACAACGAAATGTCGATCTCCGAAAACGTCGGGGCGCTGAACAACCATCTGGCGCAACTGCTGTCTGGTAAGCTTTATTCCACGCTGCGCGAAGGTGGCAAGAAAGTGCTCTCTGGCCTGCCGCCGATCAAAGAGCTGTTAAAACGCACAGAAGAGCATCTGAAAGGCATGGTGGTGCCCGGCACGCTGTTTGAAGAGTTGGGCTTTAACTACATTGGCCCGGTCGATGGTCACGATGTGCAAGGGTTGGCCGCCACGCTGAAAAACATGCGCGAGCTCAAAGGCCCTCAATTACTGCATATCATGACCAAAAAAGGCCGAGGTTATGCACCGGCAGAAAAAGATCCCATCAGCTTCCATGCCGTACCCAAATTCGATCCTGCCAGCGGCACTCTGCCAAAAAGCGCCGGCGGTTTGCCAACCTATTCGAAGATCTTTGGTGAATGGCTGTGTGAGATGGCGGCCAAAGACAGCCAACTGATGGCAATCACGCCTGCGATGCGTGAGGGCTCAGGCATGGTGCAGTTCTCACGTGAATATCCGCAACAATATTTCGACGTCGCGATCGCCGAGCAGCACGCAGTCACCTTTGCCGCAGGGCTGGCCATTGGCGGTTATAAACCGATAGTTGCTATCTACTCCACCTTCCTGCAGCGCGCCTACGACCAGGTGATCCACGATGTGGCGATCCAGAAACTGCCGGTAATGTTTGCCATCGATCGCGGCGGTATTGTCGGTGCCGATGGCCAGACCCACCAGGGGGCGTTCGATATTTCCTTCCTGCGCTGTATCCCGGGCATGGTGATCATGACGCCAAGCGACGAAAACGAGTGCCGTCAGATGCTGTACACCGGCTATCAGTACCGCGAAGGCCCAACGGCAGTACGCTATCCACGCGGCAACGGCACGGGAGCCACATTAGAACCGTTGGCCGCCTTGCCCATCGGTAAAGGTATAGTGCGCCGGGAAGGTGAAAAAATCGCTATCCTCAACTTCGGAACACTGTTGCCAGAAGCGGCACTGGTGGCCGAAACCATGAATGCCACGTTGGTTGATATGCGTTTTGTTAAACCCCTGGATGAACAACTGGTGCTGGAGATGGCCGCTAGCCATGAAGTGCTGGTGACGTTGGAAGAAAACGCCATTATGGGAGGGGCTGGCAGCGGTGTGAACGAACTGTTGATGGCCAAACGCCGTATAGTGCCGGTGCTGAACATTGGCCTGCCTGATTATTTCATCCCGCAGGGTAGCCAGGAAGAGATCCGTAGCGATCTGGGCCTGGATGCCGCCGGTATTCAACGCCAGATCGAGGTCTGGTTGGCGTAACTTCGTGTCGGGCGCAGCCTATTGCGCCCATATTCCCCCCTCCTGCCTAACCTCAAAGTCGTGAGCTTGTCCCCATCATTTCTGCATCATGATCCGTTACAGTTATTTTTTGAACGGTACACAGGAGATAAGCATGAAATATCTAAAGCTGGGTAAGACCGAGCTGCACATTTCCCGAATTTGCCTGGGCTGTATGACCTACGGTGAACCTGCTCGCGGCAACCACGCCTGGACACTACCGGAAGATAGCAGCCGCCCGTTGATCAAACAGGCTCTGGATGCTGGCATCAACTTCTTTGATACTTCTAACAACTATTCCGATGGCAGCAGCGAGGAAATCGTTGGCCGTGCCCTGCGTGATTATACCCGCCGCGAAGATGTCGTGATTGCCACCAAAGTCTATAACGCGATGAGTAATCTGGAGCGCGGCCTATCACGCCCCAAGATTATGCAATCTATCGATGACAGCCTGAAGCGCCTGGGTACTGACTACGTTGATTTACTGCAAATCCACCGCTGGGACTATGAAACACCGATCGAAGAAACGCTGGAAGCCCTGCATGACGTGGTAAAAGCCGGTAAGGCACGTTACATCGGCGCTTCATCCATGTTTGCCTGGCAATTTGCCAAAGCGCTTTATACCGCCGATCTGCACGGTTGGACTCGTTTTGTCAGTATGCAGGATCAGTACAACCTGATCCAACGTGAAGAGGAGCGTGAGATGCACCCGCTTTGCGCTGCCGAAGGCATTGCCGTGCTGCCGTGGAGCCCTCTGGCTCGCGGCAGACTGACACGTCCCTGGGGGGAAACCACCGCCCGGCTGGTCTCAGATAACTATGGCAAAACCCTGTATGACGCCACCGACGGGATCGACGCACTGATTGCCGAACGGGTAGCCACCCTCGCCGAGCAGCGTGGCGTTTCGCGAGCACAGATTGCCTTGGCCTGGCTGTTGAGCAAACCGGTGGTCACTGCACCGATTATTGGCGCATCACGCAGCGAACATCTGGCCGATGCCGTAGCCGCCGTTGATCTGACACTCACACCGGAAGAGATTGCAGAGTTGGAAACAGCATACGTGCCGCATCATGTGGTCGGTTTTGAATAACGAGACCGTTGTGGGGGCGAATACCTGCGCCCCCTCCGTGACGAGAGGATATCAGAACAGCCCTATCGGCCAGTGATTCCCCACCAGATAAATCACACCGGCAGCAATCACCCCGGCGACGATATCGTCCACCATGATCCCCATGCCACCATGCACGTTGCGATCAAACCAGCGGATCGGCCACGGTTTCCAGATATCCAGAATGCGGAATACCACAAACCCGGCAGCAACCCATTGCCAACTGTTGACGGGCAGCGCCATCAGGGTGATCCACATCCCGACAAATTCATCCCAGACAATGCTGCCATGATCGTGCACTTTCATGTCTTTCGCGGTCTGATGGCACAGATAGACGCCGATGCAGATACTGAACATGACCAGCAGCGAGTAAAGTTGCCACGGCAACTGGATCAGCAACAACCAAAACGGAATGGCGGCGATCGATCCCATCGTGCCCGGCATAACAGGGGATAAACCGCTACCAAACCCCGTCGCCAACAGATGCCATGGGTTGCTCATACGCAACCGGCTTTTCGCTTCATCCTTCATGATTCTTGCTCAACGCTGAAGTGATCGTAACCCTGCCACGGCAGCTCAACCTCTCGGTTATCACGATAGAACGTCATGCCTTCAGACTGTGGGCCGATCTGACCAATACAGGTGTAATCGGCCCCTAAATGGCTCAGTGCCACTTCCAGCGCCCCGCGATTAATCTCTGGCACGGTGAAGCACAGTTCATAGTCCTCACCGCCGGTCAGCGCCCAACGTAGCGCCTGCTGCGCATCAGTATTACCGGTCAACGCCTGTGACATTGGCAATTCATCCAGCTCGATACGCGCCCCGCAGGCGGAGGCACCAAGGATATGCTTCAGGTCTGAAATCAGGCCGTCTGAAATATCTATCGCGGAGCTGGCCAAATCACGCAACGCCTGCCCCTGCAGCACACGTGGCAACGGGCGGAGATGGCGCTTCACCAGATATTCACGCGCTGCCCGATCATCCACTTGCAGACGCTCTTGCAGGATCGCCAACCCGGCGGCGCTATCACCGAGCGTACCGGTCACATAAATCCAGTCGCCGATCCGCGCGCCGCCGCGTGTTAACGCACGCCCGGCAGGGATCAAGCCATTGATCGTCAAGGTCATGCTCAGCGGGCCACGGGTGGTGTCTCCACCAATCAGCTGCATACCATAGTAGTTTAGCTGTTCGAACAGGCTATCGCTGAACGCCTTGAGCCAGGGTTCATCGACTTTCGGCAACGTCATCGCCAACGATAGCCACGCGGGATCGGCGCCCATTGCTGCCAGGTCGCTCAGGTTAACTGCCAATGCTTTATAGCCGAGATCGGCGGGATCGATATCCGCCAGGAAATGAACACCCGAAACCAGGGTATCGGTACTGACGGCTAAAAGCTGTTTTTCTGCCACTGTCAGAAGTGCGCAGTCATCTCCAATGCCCAGCTGTACATCCCGGCGCACACTTTTGAACCGGTCAAAATAGCGGGCAATGAGGTCAAATTCGCCGCATGCCATGGTTAGTCTTCCAACGAAAGTAAGGCCGGTTTCCCGGCCTTACTTTTTATTTTTTCTTACGGATGCTAGGGGCTGCTTTATCCAGCACCCCATTCACAAACTTATGGCTATCTTCAGCACCGAAGGTCTTAGCCAGTTCGATCGCTTCGTTGATAGCCACCTTGTAAGGGACATCTTCACGCATTTTCAGCTCGAACAGCGCGATGCGCAGCACGGCTTTTTCCACCTGGCCCAATTCTTCGAGCTGGCGCGACAGGTAGGGGGCCATCAGGCCATCCAGCATACCTGCGTTAACTGCCACGCCGGACAGCAGCTCACGAAAATAGGCGACGTCAACATCTTTGACATCCTGCTCCGTCAGGAAGTGGTGTTCAACATCGGCAATGTCATTTTTAGACAACTGCCAAGAGTAAAGCGCTTGAACAGCGCACTCACGAGCGCGGCGACGAGCAGCAGGTTTCACGGAATTCCCCTTAACTAAATTCAGGCTTTAATAGCTTTGATGACATTGATCATTTCAAGTGCGGTCAGGGCAGCTTCTGCGCCTTTGTTGCCCGCTTTGGTACCGGCACGCTCGATCGCTTGTTCGATGCTTTCGGTGGTCAGCACGCCAAAGGCAACCGGGATCTCGGTATTCAGTGAGACATTACCCAGGCCAGAACTGGCTTCGCCAGCCACATATTCGAAGTGCGCGGTGCCCCCACGGATCACGGTACCTAAAGCAATAACGGCGTCATATTTACCAGTATTAGCCAGTACGCGCGCGGTTAACGGCAGCTCGTAAGCGCCAGGGACCCAGACAACAGTGATGTTGTCATCAGCAACCTGGCCAATACGTTTCAGTGCATCGATAGCACCTTGCAGCAGGCTGTCGTTGATGAAATTGTTAAAACGTGCAATTGCGATCGCCACACGGGCATTAGGAGTAGCAACAACACCTTCGATAACTTTCATGGGCTTTCCTTAAAAATGGGTTCAGTACCCCGCAGGGGGGCGGATTCTAACATATTCTTTGCTTGCCTGCGCGGCGGTTTTGTAAAACACTCACGGCGCCGGCAAGCAAAAGTGGCATTCAGTATTTAGCCTTTAACCGCAGACGTAAATCGGGACCAACCTGGCGCACATCGCTAAAGACAAACTCCGGTGCATCGGCCAACTGCGTGAGCCCCGGCAACTGGCAAAGCCCACGCGCATTGTCACCCAATAATTTGGGCGCGACATATACAATAAGCTCGTCGACCAATCCGGCCTGCAACAGCGCACCGGCCAGCTGCGCCCCCGCCTCAACCCAGATGCTGTTCACCTGACGTTTGGCCAACTGCATCATCATCACCACCAGATCGATACCGCCACCCAGCGCAGGGAACGACAATTGCTCTACGCCCTCCGGCCAGATTTGCGCGTCCGGCTGCAGACGTGCCAACCAGGTTGTGCCAGGTTGTTGTATCACCCGATGCTGCGGGGTTACCCGGTTCTGGCTATCCAGAATAATGCGCAACGGCTGGCGCAGGTTTTCACGCGGGTAGATCTGCTGAGTATCGCTGTCCAATTCATCCCACCGTACCGTCAGCGAAGGATCGTCTGCCAATACGGTGGCACTGGTACTGAGGATCGCCGAACTTTCCGCCCGCAGGCGCTGAACATCCTGCCTGGCCTGCTTCGATGTGATCCACTGGCTTTCTCCCGATGCCATGGCGGTGCGGCCATCCAGTGACGCCCCCAATTTCAGCTGCACATAAGGGAACCCGGTGCGCATACGCTTGAGGAAACCCAGATTGACCGCTTCAGCCTCTGCCAGCATCACGCCATGGCGAACCTCAACGCCTGCCTGCTGTAATTTATATAGCCCGCGCCCGGCGACCTGAGGGTTAGGATCCTGCATGGCAGCCACCACACGGCTGACCCCCGCAGCAATCAATGCCTCTGCACAGGGCGGTGTACGGCCATGATGGCTACAGGGCTCCAATGTGACATAAGCGGTAGCCCCACGGGCCTGTTCGCCCGCCATACGCAAAGCATGCACTTCCGCGTGAGGTTCACCAGCCCGTAGATGGTAGCCCTCGCCGACGATATTCCCCTCGCGCACGATAACGCAGCCAACGTTGGGATTTGGTGTCGTGGTGAAACGCCCCAGGCGTGCCAGTTCAAAAGCACGGGCTAGGTAAAATTCGTCGTTATGCATGAGGATCCTGTTAATCCTGCAGTTTGGCGATCTCTTCGCCGAATTCGCGAATATCTTCAAAGCTGCGGTAAACCGATGCAAAGCGGATGTAGGCAACTTTATCCAGCTTCTTTAGCGCATCCATCACCAGGTTACCCACCATCTTGGTGGGGACTTCGCGTTCGCCAGTGGCACGCAGTTGAGATTTAATGTGGTTGATGGCATTTTCCACGTCGTCTGAGCTGACCGGGCGTTTTTCCAACGCTTTC
Coding sequences within it:
- a CDS encoding aldo/keto reductase → MKYLKLGKTELHISRICLGCMTYGEPARGNHAWTLPEDSSRPLIKQALDAGINFFDTSNNYSDGSSEEIVGRALRDYTRREDVVIATKVYNAMSNLERGLSRPKIMQSIDDSLKRLGTDYVDLLQIHRWDYETPIEETLEALHDVVKAGKARYIGASSMFAWQFAKALYTADLHGWTRFVSMQDQYNLIQREEEREMHPLCAAEGIAVLPWSPLARGRLTRPWGETTARLVSDNYGKTLYDATDGIDALIAERVATLAEQRGVSRAQIALAWLLSKPVVTAPIIGASRSEHLADAVAAVDLTLTPEEIAELETAYVPHHVVGFE
- the pgpA gene encoding phosphatidylglycerophosphatase A — protein: MKDEAKSRLRMSNPWHLLATGFGSGLSPVMPGTMGSIAAIPFWLLLIQLPWQLYSLLVMFSICIGVYLCHQTAKDMKVHDHGSIVWDEFVGMWITLMALPVNSWQWVAAGFVVFRILDIWKPWPIRWFDRNVHGGMGIMVDDIVAGVIAAGVIYLVGNHWPIGLF
- the ribE gene encoding 6,7-dimethyl-8-ribityllumazine synthase encodes the protein MKVIEGVVATPNARVAIAIARFNNFINDSLLQGAIDALKRIGQVADDNITVVWVPGAYELPLTARVLANTGKYDAVIALGTVIRGGTAHFEYVAGEASSGLGNVSLNTEIPVAFGVLTTESIEQAIERAGTKAGNKGAEAALTALEMINVIKAIKA
- the ribD gene encoding bifunctional diaminohydroxyphosphoribosylaminopyrimidine deaminase/5-amino-6-(5-phosphoribosylamino)uracil reductase RibD, producing the protein MHNDEFYLARAFELARLGRFTTTPNPNVGCVIVREGNIVGEGYHLRAGEPHAEVHALRMAGEQARGATAYVTLEPCSHHGRTPPCAEALIAAGVSRVVAAMQDPNPQVAGRGLYKLQQAGVEVRHGVMLAEAEAVNLGFLKRMRTGFPYVQLKLGASLDGRTAMASGESQWITSKQARQDVQRLRAESSAILSTSATVLADDPSLTVRWDELDSDTQQIYPRENLRQPLRIILDSQNRVTPQHRVIQQPGTTWLARLQPDAQIWPEGVEQLSFPALGGGIDLVVMMMQLAKRQVNSIWVEAGAQLAGALLQAGLVDELIVYVAPKLLGDNARGLCQLPGLTQLADAPEFVFSDVRQVGPDLRLRLKAKY
- the dxs gene encoding 1-deoxy-D-xylulose-5-phosphate synthase, with amino-acid sequence MSLDIAKYPTLALAETPEELRSLPKESLPKLCDELRQYLLDSVSRSSGHFASGLGTVELTVALHYVYNTPFDHLVWDVGHQAYPHKILTGRRDRIATIRQKNGLHPFPWRDESEYDVLSVGHSSTSISAGLGMAVAAAREGKDRRTVCVIGDGAITAGMAFEAMNHAGDITPDMLVVLNDNEMSISENVGALNNHLAQLLSGKLYSTLREGGKKVLSGLPPIKELLKRTEEHLKGMVVPGTLFEELGFNYIGPVDGHDVQGLAATLKNMRELKGPQLLHIMTKKGRGYAPAEKDPISFHAVPKFDPASGTLPKSAGGLPTYSKIFGEWLCEMAAKDSQLMAITPAMREGSGMVQFSREYPQQYFDVAIAEQHAVTFAAGLAIGGYKPIVAIYSTFLQRAYDQVIHDVAIQKLPVMFAIDRGGIVGADGQTHQGAFDISFLRCIPGMVIMTPSDENECRQMLYTGYQYREGPTAVRYPRGNGTGATLEPLAALPIGKGIVRREGEKIAILNFGTLLPEAALVAETMNATLVDMRFVKPLDEQLVLEMAASHEVLVTLEENAIMGGAGSGVNELLMAKRRIVPVLNIGLPDYFIPQGSQEEIRSDLGLDAAGIQRQIEVWLA
- the thiL gene encoding thiamine-phosphate kinase, whose protein sequence is MACGEFDLIARYFDRFKSVRRDVQLGIGDDCALLTVAEKQLLAVSTDTLVSGVHFLADIDPADLGYKALAVNLSDLAAMGADPAWLSLAMTLPKVDEPWLKAFSDSLFEQLNYYGMQLIGGDTTRGPLSMTLTINGLIPAGRALTRGGARIGDWIYVTGTLGDSAAGLAILQERLQVDDRAAREYLVKRHLRPLPRVLQGQALRDLASSAIDISDGLISDLKHILGASACGARIELDELPMSQALTGNTDAQQALRWALTGGEDYELCFTVPEINRGALEVALSHLGADYTCIGQIGPQSEGMTFYRDNREVELPWQGYDHFSVEQES
- the nusB gene encoding transcription antitermination factor NusB; this encodes MKPAARRRARECAVQALYSWQLSKNDIADVEHHFLTEQDVKDVDVAYFRELLSGVAVNAGMLDGLMAPYLSRQLEELGQVEKAVLRIALFELKMREDVPYKVAINEAIELAKTFGAEDSHKFVNGVLDKAAPSIRKKK
- the ispA gene encoding (2E,6E)-farnesyl diphosphate synthase; its protein translation is MSEFQDQLQALRQRSDRALLNYIAPLPFSDGRMVEAMRHGALLGGKRLRPFLVYTTGQMFGLSLNNLDAPAAAVECIHAYSLIHDDLPAMDDDDLRRGQPTCHIKFGEANAILAGDALQTLAFSILADAEMPDVALRDRLAMISELATASGVAGMCGGQSLDLEAEGKHVDLQALEQIHRHKTGALIRAAVRLGALAAGEPGRAALPLLDRYAAAIGLAFQVQDDILDVVGETEKIGKRQGSDQQLGKSTYPALLGLDSAKLKAWDLYQEALAALASLATQSYNTAPLRALASFIIERDN
- the nrdR gene encoding transcriptional regulator NrdR, whose protein sequence is MHCPFCAAVDTKVIDSRLVGDGSQVRRRRQCLVCNERFTTFEVAELVMPRVIKSDEVREPFNEDKLRRGMLKALEKRPVSSDDVENAINHIKSQLRATGEREVPTKMVGNLVMDALKKLDKVAYIRFASVYRSFEDIREFGEEIAKLQD